The following are encoded together in the Tripterygium wilfordii isolate XIE 37 chromosome 3, ASM1340144v1, whole genome shotgun sequence genome:
- the LOC119989673 gene encoding pentatricopeptide repeat-containing protein At1g66345, mitochondrial, producing MASLRRVIPSLVSKSVKHCVLSESVVARMIHSFSGSKDYIAVNAICDSLRRGCNWDALSTEFGSVELTDFLVDKVLLQLKEPNEAKRALGFFHWSAKTKNFEHEIRSYCITIHILVRARLLMDAQALLESVLKKSMENVSRFSVVESLIDSYEIASSSPLVFDLLVQGYAKLRMVEMAFDVCCYLNEHGFSLRLKSFNTLIHVVQTSDQHCLAWKIYEHMVLTRSYPNEVTIRIMVSCLCKEGKLQKFVDMLDRIHGKRCSPSVIVNTSLIFRILEDARIEEGMVLLKRMLQKNMILDTIAYSLIVMAKVRVGDLHSAWEVFEEMLKRGFSANSFVYTTFVGAYCKVGNVDEANRLFQEMENMSLNPYDETLDLLIKGCAKAGRVEESRIYCEKLMERGLVPSISTFNEMVKAISENGDIKQANALLTPLLDKGFLPDENTYSNLINGYGKQGDIQEVLKIYYEMEYRSISPSFLVFTSIIRCLCQFGKLEEAEFFLRRMKDSNVAPSEKIYEALITGYIEKGNKTRAHQLYNEMLLKGLKLGSHVVNVLK from the coding sequence ATGGCTTCACTGCGTCGAGTCATTCCATCTTTGGTCTCCAAGTCGGTCAAGCATTGCGTTCTAAGTGAATCAGTGGTGGCAAGAATGATCCATAGTTTCAGTGGATCAAAGGATTATATTGCTGTCAATGCCATTTGCGATTCTCTAAGAAGAGGCTGCAACTGGGACGCTCTTAGTACGGAATTCGGCTCTGTAGAATTAACAGATTTTCTTGTGGATAAAGTATTGCTCCAATTGAAGGAACCAAATGAAGCAAAACGGGCTCTGGGTTTCTTCCACTGGTCCGCAAAGACGAAGAATTTTGAGCATGAGATTCGGTCCTACTGTATCACCATTCATATACTAGTTCGTGCTCGGCTTCTCATGGATGCTCAAGCTTTGCTTGAGTCTGTTCTGAAGAAAAGTATGGAGAATGTTTCTAGATTTTCTGTTGTGGAATCACTAATTGATAGTTATGAGATTGCCAGTTCAAGTCCCTTGGTGTTTGATCTGCTGGTGCAGGGTTATGCTAAATTGAGAATGGTTGAGATGGCTTTCGATGTCTGCTGCTATCTAAATGAACATGGGTTCTCTCTACGTCTTAAAAGTTTCAATACTTTGATTCATGTGGTTCAAACATCTGATCAACATTGTTTGGCATGGAAGATTTATGAGCATATGGTTTTGACAAGGAGTTACCCAAACGAAGTAACCATCAGAATCATGGTCAGTTGTCTGTGCAAGGAAGGGAAACTGCAGAAGTTTGTGGATATGTTGGATAGGATTCATGGGAAGAGATGCTCTCCCTCCGTGATTGTTAATACTAGTTTAATTTTCAGGATCTTAGAGGATGCAAGAATTGAAGAAGGCATGGTTCTGTTGAAGAGAATGTTGCAAAAGAATATGATTCTCGATACCATTGCTTACTCACTGATTGTTATGGCGAAAGTTAGAGTTGGAGATTTGCACTCAGCATGGGAAGTGTTTGAAGAAATGCTTAAGAGAGGATTTAGTGCAAACTCTTTTGTGTACACTACATTTGTTGGAGCCTATTGTAAGGTGGGGAATGTTGACGAAGCTAATCGCTTATTCCAAGAAATGGAAAACATGAGTTTGAATCCATATGATGAGACTTTAGATCTTCTGATCAAGGGATGTGCTAAAGCTGGTCGAGTTGAAGAAAGTAGAATCTATTGCGAGAAATTGATGGAGAGGGGACTTGTTCCAAGTATCTCCACTTTTAACGAGATGGTGAAGGCGATTTCAGAAAATGGGGATATTAAACAGGCCAATGCCTTGCTAACACCTTTGTTGGATAAAGGGTTCTTACCAGATGAGAACACATACTCAAATCTTATTAATGGATATGGGAAACAAGGGGACATTCAGGAAGTTCTGAAGATTTACTATGAAATGGAGTATAGGTCTATCTCCCCTAGCTTCTTGGTTTTCACATCCATAATTAGATGCCTCTGCCAATTTGGAAAACTAGAGGAAgcggaattttttttaagaagaatGAAAGATAGTAATGTAGCCCCAAGCGAGAAAATTTATGAGGCATTGATCACTGGCTACATTGAGAAGGGAAACAAGACTAGGGCTCATCAGCTTTACAACGAAATGCTTTTGAAAGGATTGAAGCTAGGGTCTCATGTGGTTAATGTGCTAAAGTAG